In Anaerolineales bacterium, the sequence GAGAACTTCCGCATCCTGCAGGTGCAGCCCGGCTATATCGCCAGCGTAGTGCAAGTAGATGCCAGCAGGGGCACGCTCAATTTGATGGATGCCCTGGACAAGCACTTTGGCGCCGGCATCACCACGCGCAACTGGAACACGGTGCTGAAGGTGCACGCCGCACTGCAGGGAACATGAACCCGATCTTCTTCGGCTCCCCAGCAGAATTTCGTGACTGGCTGCAGGTCAACCACGCCAGTACGGGCGAAGTCTTCGTGGGGTATTACAAAGCCGGCAGCAGCCAGAGAGGCATCACCCACTCGCAGGCGATTGAAGAAGCCTTGTGCTACGGCTGGATAGACAGCGTAGGCAAAAGCATTGATGGTGAACGTTATGCGGTGCGCTTCAGCCCGCGCCGGCCCGATAGTGTGTGGAGCCAGCGCAACTTGGGCATTGTGGAAGCGCTGATCGCAAGCGGACGGATGCAGTCGGCCGGCCTTGCCGCCTATCAAGCCAGGCGAGCCGACAAGACCGGCACCTA encodes:
- a CDS encoding YdeI/OmpD-associated family protein, producing MNPIFFGSPAEFRDWLQVNHASTGEVFVGYYKAGSSQRGITHSQAIEEALCYGWIDSVGKSIDGERYAVRFSPRRPDSVWSQRNLGIVEALIASGRMQSAGLAAYQARRADKTGTYSFEQAEITLDPQLEKRFKANRAAWEFFTTQPPGYQKAMRHWVNSAKREETQLKRLARLIEVSAQAQRIDDRHPFGKK